In Chaetodon trifascialis isolate fChaTrf1 chromosome 4, fChaTrf1.hap1, whole genome shotgun sequence, one DNA window encodes the following:
- the cep135 gene encoding centrosomal protein of 135 kDa: MSKTAERKFANLRKRLDQLGYRQPLGIESLPLVEKLFSDLLHTTESLRNAKLSAGKTEKESRNFDALLEPYKAENARVVRENNELHQELLKLKEEKDHVTRELKTRLRKLDHETTDLKFLNNQYVHKVRCLERDSKAKAEHIQQLQEKNMHAVVQTPGGKKRSIPFRRQRMQIDELIPPSSTSAYPVSQPDDPYVADLLQLADGRIQELQEEIIKVQLDLENAQECIKHINTQVQERDKEIERLNHALQGGRPHDVISLEAQNISNEKLIAHLNLQIEYLQETNRMLEQRVEGLQQKKKDASTEVANLSLKNLELCEELTHIDDLAKRLEMDKDRVLETADMELQETKKEIERQQKIIEDLEDIITKLRREQSEGDFEKDRLRDQLVELKEQNEKMEGLVNFLEEEKIRLQDKMEKTISADKDLVLELETMRAKYGVCGRERSPSRLDAFVKSLEEERDYYRQQAECYKRARGAGGLDLSPSRSPGRGRSPLSKGARGGATETERLRLIKERDELKAALLDIEKHMEDFQDNVKTLSNERDHFRMLLKQAQEDLKLARSSDTSADFLKLKEEIKQAEIKIQQISTERDALTERLKVAQTSALTDRQAEERRTLENAVKSLERERLELRAQVCLLKESREAMEDELKVRSAAVVQNAEEVAQQRAESNALRLLQEQMEQSLSDTQHRLSVKMNELHAAHEQIDRLEERIGELSQQGSKHKEEVAVLHKSISALDREKDALQDEVDQKTEQLVVLQEEDSKKEKTLEDIRLTVTNMDNSIAQLQGALNSREREISSLRRQLDACQDELAALRRDKEITIRENRRLQDDLTTMTRENQAVHVEMEEALHEKDELKLRVHSYISEVSRIEKLMATKEQENRELLDRFRMAHSEVEEREQKLQQAEGLTNSIRLELLSSDSERRHLRDTVSHQEREIQQHLQAVQAYEAQVSSLARGMSRLEEELHRAKEEKAALVSDLASVRELCVKLDSGKELAARQLTSRSMDVERVTGELEDVRSEAELLKKQLASERLTVRNLETLLSTNRQKEFQTHLTASERESELKLLRDRLTLADSKTTEHVREVSQLRGKVSQLQTEMDVLKRQLTTERFERERAVQEMRRQGLSFSSLQSSSPLSVSSSSHPVSPERSILRTLNRSADKSADRSVSFRD; this comes from the exons ATGAGCAAGACCGCAGAGAGGAAATTCGCCAATTTGAGGAAGCGTCTGGATCAGCTGGGCTACCGGCAGCCACTGGGGATCGAGTCACTGCCACTAGTGGAGAAATTGTTCAG TGACCTGCTCCACACAACTGAGAGCCTGCGCAATGCCAAACTGTCAGCAGGGAAAACCGAGAAAGAAAGCCGAAACTTTGATGCTCTTCTGGAGCCGTACAAGGCAGAGAACGCTCGGGTGGTCCGGGAGAACAATGAGCTGCACCAAGAGCTCCTCAAACTGAAGGAAGAGAAGGACCATGTCACCAGAG AGCTCAAGACCCGCCTCAGAAAACTGGACCACGAGACAACTGACTTGAAATTCTTAAATAATCAGTATGTGCACAAAGTTCGCTGCTTGGAGAGGGACAGCAAGGCTAAAGCTGagcacatccagcagctgcaggagaagaacATGCACGCTGTGGTGCAAACTCCAG GTGGAAAGAAGCGCAGCATCCCTTTCAGACGTCAGAGGATGCAGATTGATGAGCTCATACCTCCCTCCTCTACATCAGCTTATCCTGTGTCGCAGCCTGATGATCCGTACGTagctgatctgctgcagctggcagatggaag AATTCAGGAGCTACAGGAAGAAATCATAAAGGTCCAGCTAGACCTTGAGAACGCTCAAGAATGtataaaacacataaacaccCAG gtgcaggagagagacaaagagattGAGCGTCTGAATCATGCTCTTCAGGGAGGACGACCACACGATGTAATTTCCCTCGAGGCTCAGAACATCAGCAATGAGAAACTGATTGCCCATCTTAACCTTCAG ATTGAGTACCTGCAGGAGACTAACAGGATGCTGGAGCAGAGGGTAGAGGgactgcagcagaagaagaaggacgCCTCCACCGAAGTGGCCAATCTGTCCTTAAAGAACCTGGAGCTGTGCGAAGAGCTGACGCACATAGACGACCTCGCCAAGCGGCTGGAGATGGACAAGGATCGCGTGTTGGAAACGGCTGACATGGAACTGCAAGAAACTAAA AAAGAAATTGAAAGGCAACAGAAAATCATCGAAGACTTGGAGGATATTATCACCAAATTAAGAAGG GAGCAGTCTGAAGGGGACTTTGAAAAAGACCGTCTTAGAGACCAGCTGGTGGAGCTCAAAGAGCAGAACGAGAAAATGGAGGGACTGGTGAATttcctggaggaggagaaaatcagGCTGCAGgacaaaatggagaaaactaTATCAGCTG ACAAAGACCTGGTCCTGGAGTTGGAGACCATGCGAGCCAAATATGGTGTGTGCGGAAGGGAACGCTCCCCATCGCGTCTGGACGCATTTGTCAAGAGtctagaggaggagagggattaTTATCGTCAGCAGGCTGAGTGCTACAAACGAGCCAGGGGGGCTGGTGGTCTGGATTTAAGCCCCAGTCGTAGTCCAGGCCGGGGCAGGAGCCCTTTGTCCAAAGGAGCGAGG GGAGGTGCTACGGAGACAGAACGGCTCCGTTTGATAAAGGAAAGAGACGAGCTGAAGGCTGCTCTGCTGGACATCGAGAAGCACATGGAGGACTTCCAGGATAATGTGAAAACCCTCAGCAATGAGAGAGACCATTTCAGAATGCTGCTCAAACAA GCTCAAGAGGACCTAAAGCTGGCCCGCAGCTCGGATACGTCAGCCGACTTCttgaagctgaaggaggagatcAAACAGGCGGAAATCAAAATCCAGCAGATCAGCACTGAAAGAGACGcactgacagagagactgaag GTTGCCCAGACTTCAGctctcacagacagacaagcagaggagaggaggactcTGGAAAACGCCGTTAAGAGT TTGGAGCGGGAGAGGTTAGAGCTGCGGGCGCAGGTGTGTCTGCTGAAGGAGAGCAGGGAGGCGATGGAGGACGAGCTCAAGGTtcgctctgctgctgtggtccAGAATGCAGAGGAGGTCGCCCAGCAGAGGGCCGAGTCTAATGCTCTGAG gctGCTGCAGGAGCAAATGGAGCAGTCGCTGTCTGATACCCAGCACAGGCTGTCTGTGAAGATGAATGAGCTGCATGCTGCTCATGAGCAGATCGACAGACTGGAGGAGAGAATAG GGGAGCTGAGTCAGCAGGGCTCCaagcacaaagaggaagtggCCGTTCTCCACAAGTCCATCTCCGCcctggacagagagaaagacgcTCTGCAGGATGAGGTGGACCAAAAGACGGAACAGCTGGTTGTTCTCCAGGAGGAGGACTCTAAAAAG GAAAAGACCCTTGAAGACATTAGACTTACAGTCACAAACATGGACAACTCAATAGC TCAGCTGCAGGGGGCGTTAAACAGCCGCGAGAGGGAAATAAGCAGCCTGAGGAGGCAGCTGGATGCCTGTCAGGATGAGCTGGCCGCACtcaggagagacaaagaaatcaCAATCAGAGAGAACAGGAGGCTGCAAGATGACCTGACGACAATGACCAGAGAGAACCAA GCTGTGCatgtggagatggaggaggctTTGCATGAGAAGGACGAGCTGAAGCTGAGGGTCCACTCTTACATCTCCGAAGTGTCCAGAATAGAGAAGCTGATGGCCACAAAG gagcaggagaacaggGAGCTGCTGGATCGTTTCAGGATGGCCCACTCCGAGGTGGAGGAGCGGgagcagaagctgcagcaggctgaaGGCCTCACAAACTCCATCCGCCTGGAGCTGCTGTCTTCAGACTCAGAGCGCAGACACCTCCGCGATACTGTCAGCCACCAGGAGAGAGAAATCCAGCAG CATTTGCAGGCCGTGCAGGCGTACGAGGCCCAAGTGTCCTCGCTGGCTCGTGGGATGTCCCGACTGGAGGAGGAGCTACacagagcaaaggaggagaaagcCGCTCTCGTTTCGGATCTGGCATCTGTCAGGGAGCTCTGTGTCAAACTGGACTCTGGCAAGGAGCTCGCTGCCCGTCAGCTGACCTCCAGGAGCATGGATGTAGAGAGG GTGACAGGAGAACTGGAGGACGTTCggtcagaggcagagctgctgaagaaaCAGCTGGCCAGCGAGAGGCTGACCGTCCGCAACCTCGAGACGCTGCTGTCCACCAATCGGCAGAAGGAGTTCCAAACCCACCTGACAGCCAGCGAGAGGGAGTCTGAGCTGAAGCTCCTTCGCGATCGGCTGACCCTGGCCGACAGCAAAAC CACGGAGCATGTCAGGGAGGTGTCCCAGCTCCGCGGCAAAGTCTCTCAGCTGCAGACGGAGATGGACGTCCTGAAGAGACAGCTGACCACCGAACGCTTTGAACG